The following are from one region of the Prochlorococcus marinus str. SB genome:
- a CDS encoding ABC transporter ATP-binding protein, which translates to MLDSFENEIPHINFKDVSFSYPGEKENLIFKCNLSIKKHGFWMVVGKNGSGKSTLLKLINGIIKPKNGVIYSNANIGMVFQNPDHQILMPNCRSELLININQNISQNEINKKIEYVLDQVGMTGFEKRPVHTLSGGQKQRLTIASALISDRNFILLDEPTALLDQTSQLKVLQTIKNLTSDHQKPLSALWITHRYEELTYADAVAELKNGFLSSWQEPSKFQYN; encoded by the coding sequence ATGCTAGATTCCTTTGAAAATGAAATACCTCATATTAACTTCAAAGATGTTTCTTTTTCATATCCTGGAGAAAAAGAAAATTTAATTTTTAAATGTAATTTATCAATAAAAAAACATGGATTTTGGATGGTCGTGGGTAAAAACGGGAGCGGAAAAAGTACTCTTTTAAAATTAATTAATGGAATAATCAAACCCAAAAATGGTGTTATCTACTCTAATGCAAATATTGGCATGGTGTTTCAAAACCCTGATCATCAAATATTGATGCCAAATTGTAGGAGTGAACTTCTGATTAATATTAATCAGAATATAAGTCAAAATGAAATTAATAAAAAGATTGAATATGTACTTGATCAGGTAGGAATGACTGGTTTTGAAAAAAGGCCAGTTCATACTTTGAGCGGTGGACAAAAACAACGCTTAACTATTGCAAGCGCTCTGATAAGTGATAGAAATTTTATTCTTTTAGATGAGCCTACAGCGTTACTTGATCAAACTAGTCAATTAAAAGTTTTACAAACTATTAAAAATCTTACAAGTGACCATCAAAAACCTTTATCGGCTTTGTGGATTACTCATCGTTATGAAGAATTAACTTATGCTGATGCAGTAGCAGAGTTGAAAAATGGTTTTTTATCTAGTTGGCAAGAACCATCAAAATTTCAATATAATTGA
- the cysK gene encoding cysteine synthase A, with protein MEIANDITSLVGNTPLVKLNRIRKYFDCYPEIIAKLESFNPSASVKDRIAYSMLCKAEEEGLITPDKTTLIEATSGNTGIALAMVAAAKGYQLILTMPDTMSIERRAMLRAYGAELQLTPGKDGMKGALDLANELSATIANSYQFNQFENFANPDIHERTTAQEIWSQSNNNLDGLVTGVGTGGTITGCARFLKKVNPNCKIYAVEPKKSAVISGEKAGSHSIQGIGAGFVPKVLDTKLIDEIIKIDDDEAFYYGRLLARLEGLLSGISSGAALAATIKIGKRKELMNKRLIVILPSFGERYLSTAMFESNTSIQARKDGYL; from the coding sequence ATGGAAATAGCGAATGATATAACTTCTCTAGTTGGAAATACCCCATTAGTTAAATTAAATCGAATCAGAAAGTATTTTGATTGTTATCCAGAAATAATAGCCAAACTAGAAAGTTTCAATCCATCAGCATCTGTTAAGGATCGGATCGCTTATTCAATGTTATGTAAAGCTGAAGAAGAAGGATTGATAACTCCAGATAAAACAACGTTAATTGAAGCAACTAGTGGAAATACTGGCATCGCATTAGCAATGGTTGCCGCAGCAAAAGGCTATCAATTGATATTAACTATGCCAGATACGATGAGTATTGAGAGAAGGGCAATGTTGAGAGCATATGGAGCTGAATTACAGCTAACACCTGGGAAAGACGGAATGAAAGGAGCTTTAGATTTAGCTAATGAGTTGTCTGCAACCATTGCAAATAGCTATCAATTTAATCAGTTTGAAAACTTTGCTAATCCAGATATTCATGAAAGAACGACGGCTCAAGAAATATGGTCCCAATCAAATAACAATTTAGATGGACTAGTTACAGGAGTAGGCACAGGAGGAACAATTACTGGTTGTGCACGTTTTTTGAAAAAAGTTAATCCAAATTGCAAAATTTATGCCGTAGAGCCCAAAAAAAGTGCTGTGATTTCCGGAGAAAAAGCAGGGTCTCATTCGATTCAAGGAATTGGCGCGGGTTTTGTACCAAAAGTTCTTGATACAAAATTAATTGATGAAATTATAAAAATAGATGACGATGAAGCATTTTATTATGGGCGTTTATTAGCTAGATTGGAAGGACTTTTATCTGGCATCAGCAGCGGTGCAGCTTTAGCAGCAACTATAAAAATCGGCAAAAGAAAAGAACTAATGAATAAAAGATTGATAGTTATTCTTCCAAGTTTTGGAGAAAGATATTTATCAACAGCAATGTTTGAATCTAATACTTCAATTCAAGCCAGAAAAGATGGTTATCTTTAA
- a CDS encoding NAD(P)H-quinone oxidoreductase subunit O: MTDSIPKKPLKKGSLVFVDRENYIKSIEALASDDDLPNYVFKGPGEILSVKEEYAQVRWRRPVPDVWLKLDQLKEYTQ, translated from the coding sequence ATGACAGATTCTATTCCAAAGAAGCCTCTCAAGAAAGGAAGCTTAGTTTTTGTAGATAGAGAAAATTATATAAAAAGTATCGAAGCGCTAGCCAGTGATGATGATCTACCTAATTATGTCTTTAAAGGTCCTGGAGAGATACTTTCAGTCAAAGAGGAATATGCTCAGGTTCGATGGCGCAGACCTGTTCCAGATGTTTGGTTGAAATTAGATCAACTTAAAGAATATACTCAATAA
- a CDS encoding TIGR01777 family oxidoreductase produces MRLLLLGCTGFVGKELVPTLLNKNHEIYIVSRKPISKLNLDLDFNKFKFFQIDLSKEKNWNNENLLNILRETDGIINLMGEPIAEKKWTSEQKQEIENSRINTTKFMMKTLKNLKINPKVIINGSAIGYYGTSLSSEFTENSPGGQDFLSNLCKKWEAVAAEKPFFSRLVIFRIGIVLEKDGGALGKMLPIFKVGLGGPIGDGKQWMSWIHRTDLCALITQALVDKKYSGVFNAVAPNPVLMREFSQTLGKCLNRPNLLPVPGTVLKILLGDGAKVVLEGQKVISSKLKNYIFKYPLLEKAIYASTKN; encoded by the coding sequence ATGCGTCTTTTACTACTTGGCTGCACTGGATTTGTTGGTAAAGAATTAGTACCAACACTACTTAATAAAAATCACGAAATATACATTGTAAGTAGAAAACCCATTAGTAAATTAAATCTTGATTTAGATTTCAATAAATTTAAATTTTTTCAAATAGATTTATCAAAAGAAAAAAACTGGAATAACGAAAATCTTCTAAATATTTTAAGAGAGACAGATGGAATTATTAACTTGATGGGAGAACCCATAGCAGAAAAAAAATGGACTTCTGAACAAAAACAGGAGATCGAAAATAGTCGTATTAACACCACTAAATTTATGATGAAGACCCTTAAAAATTTAAAAATCAACCCAAAAGTCATTATAAATGGATCAGCTATAGGTTATTACGGTACAAGTTTGTCTAGTGAATTCACAGAAAATAGTCCTGGAGGACAAGACTTTTTATCTAATCTTTGCAAAAAATGGGAAGCGGTCGCCGCTGAAAAGCCGTTTTTCTCAAGGTTAGTTATTTTTAGAATTGGAATTGTTCTTGAGAAAGACGGAGGAGCATTAGGAAAAATGCTCCCTATATTTAAAGTTGGATTAGGTGGACCAATTGGAGATGGTAAGCAATGGATGAGTTGGATTCATAGAACGGATTTATGTGCATTAATTACTCAAGCATTAGTTGATAAAAAGTATTCGGGAGTATTTAATGCTGTTGCACCAAATCCAGTATTAATGAGAGAATTTTCTCAGACTTTAGGCAAATGTCTGAATAGACCTAATTTACTTCCAGTGCCTGGAACGGTTTTAAAAATATTGTTAGGAGATGGAGCGAAAGTTGTTTTAGAGGGACAAAAAGTAATTAGCAGTAAACTCAAAAATTATATTTTTAAATATCCTCTTCTTGAGAAAGCAATTTACGCCTCCACCAAGAATTAA
- a CDS encoding lipid-A-disaccharide synthase-related protein produces the protein MFKILILSNGHGEDLSGSLLAKQFVKSGYSVHALPIVGMGNHYEKEKIKIIGKTKEFRTGGIGYNTFKGRLTEILGGEIFYLLKRLYLTFKLRKKYDYFFVVGDIVPVFFAWVCKKDFFTYLVAYSSHYEGKLKLPWPSKFFFLSQKAKKIYVRDSLTANDLTLQLKKKVSFLGNPFMDKFFPRNKELNKAEFSIGLFPGSRFPEILDNFVFILEVLEALSDLRYFQKIQFNFAIVNALSSSKIKEIFQKRGWLNIENIKDDNLLKFQYKFLEVNIYWNNFDKILLKSRCCISMAGTAAEQAIGLGKPVIQIEGKGPQFTKTFAEAQRRLLGKYVFCASNYKDKNDQINQTIKLIIKIIYLIQLNKKFMISCNENAKKRLGENKACPKIVDDMNIVIKND, from the coding sequence TTGTTTAAAATTTTAATATTAAGTAATGGGCATGGAGAAGATCTATCTGGCAGTCTATTAGCTAAACAATTCGTAAAAAGTGGTTATTCTGTTCATGCTTTGCCAATTGTTGGTATGGGAAACCATTACGAAAAAGAAAAAATTAAAATTATTGGTAAAACTAAAGAATTTAGAACTGGAGGAATTGGCTATAATACTTTCAAGGGAAGACTTACTGAGATATTAGGAGGAGAGATATTTTATCTTCTAAAGAGATTATATTTAACTTTTAAATTAAGAAAAAAATATGATTATTTTTTTGTAGTTGGAGATATTGTGCCAGTTTTTTTTGCATGGGTTTGTAAGAAAGATTTTTTTACATATCTAGTTGCTTATTCCAGCCATTATGAAGGGAAGTTGAAATTACCATGGCCCTCTAAATTTTTCTTTCTCTCACAAAAAGCAAAAAAAATATATGTCAGAGATTCCCTTACAGCTAATGATTTAACATTGCAATTAAAAAAGAAAGTGTCTTTTTTAGGCAATCCATTTATGGATAAGTTTTTTCCTAGAAACAAAGAATTAAATAAAGCTGAATTTAGTATTGGATTATTTCCAGGAAGTAGATTCCCTGAGATTTTAGATAATTTTGTTTTTATTTTAGAGGTATTAGAGGCATTGTCAGATTTAAGATATTTTCAAAAAATTCAGTTTAATTTTGCAATAGTTAATGCTCTATCTTCATCAAAAATAAAGGAGATATTTCAAAAAAGAGGATGGTTAAATATAGAAAATATAAAAGATGATAATCTCTTGAAATTCCAATATAAATTTTTAGAAGTAAATATATATTGGAATAATTTTGACAAAATATTATTGAAAAGTAGATGCTGTATTAGCATGGCAGGAACAGCAGCAGAGCAAGCGATTGGATTAGGAAAACCGGTTATTCAGATTGAAGGAAAAGGTCCACAATTTACAAAAACTTTTGCAGAAGCGCAAAGACGTTTGCTTGGAAAATATGTTTTTTGTGCCAGTAATTATAAAGATAAAAATGATCAAATCAATCAGACAATTAAATTGATCATAAAAATAATATACCTTATACAGCTAAATAAGAAGTTTATGATTTCATGTAATGAAAATGCTAAAAAAAGACTGGGTGAAAACAAAGCTTGTCCTAAAATCGTTGATGATATGAATATTGTTATAAAAAATGACTAA
- a CDS encoding tetratricopeptide repeat protein, giving the protein MNNEINPIEEDFNEALSRYKAGQDLIPIVQDFQKIIQQIPNHFAAWTCLSWLQLLLKNNEEALSAARQAVRLNQQDPQARMNLSLALLATNNKGVRDHIELIKKMSMMMPDVKSELKESVEDGLNRYPDWPELTKVKKWLEF; this is encoded by the coding sequence ATGAATAACGAAATTAATCCCATTGAAGAGGATTTTAATGAAGCTTTATCAAGATATAAAGCAGGGCAAGATTTAATTCCAATCGTTCAAGATTTTCAAAAAATTATACAGCAAATTCCAAATCATTTTGCTGCTTGGACTTGTTTATCATGGCTTCAATTACTTTTGAAAAATAATGAAGAAGCTTTGTCAGCTGCCAGACAAGCTGTTCGATTAAATCAGCAAGATCCACAAGCAAGAATGAATTTGTCTTTAGCTCTTTTGGCTACCAATAATAAAGGTGTTAGGGATCATATTGAGTTAATAAAAAAAATGTCTATGATGATGCCAGATGTGAAAAGTGAGTTGAAAGAATCTGTTGAAGACGGATTAAATAGATATCCAGATTGGCCTGAATTAACCAAAGTAAAAAAATGGTTGGAATTTTAG
- a CDS encoding HesB/IscA family protein, producing MENVEVKQEIKNSDDGKGILITNDAIEQISNLLKGQSDKKALRVGVRSGGCSGMSYTMDFIGTDAINPDDKVYDYSLKADQSIQVVCDPKSLLYIYGMQLDFSKELIGGGFNFVNPNASQTCGCGSSFAV from the coding sequence ATGGAAAATGTAGAAGTTAAACAGGAAATTAAAAATTCTGATGATGGCAAAGGTATCTTAATTACGAACGATGCTATAGAACAAATATCAAATTTATTGAAGGGCCAAAGTGATAAAAAAGCACTAAGGGTAGGAGTGAGATCAGGCGGTTGTAGTGGGATGAGTTATACGATGGATTTTATAGGAACTGATGCAATAAATCCCGACGATAAAGTTTATGATTATTCGTTAAAAGCTGATCAAAGCATTCAAGTAGTTTGTGATCCTAAAAGTCTTTTATATATTTATGGAATGCAGTTAGATTTTAGTAAGGAATTAATTGGCGGTGGCTTTAATTTTGTAAATCCCAATGCCTCTCAAACTTGCGGTTGTGGAAGCTCCTTTGCAGTTTAA
- the zds gene encoding 9,9'-di-cis-zeta-carotene desaturase, with the protein MKIAIVGSGLAGLTAAVNLVDEGHEVEIYESRSFWGGKVGSWEDKDGNHIEMGLHVFFYNYANLFKLMKKVGALDNLLPKDHTHLFINNGGNLKSLDFRFPLGAPFNGLKAFFTTEQLTWIDKFRNALALGTSPIVRGLIDYEGAMKIIRDLDRISFKEWFLNHGGSEKSLERMWDPIAYALGFINCKDISARCMLTIFMMFASKTEASKLNLLKGSPHKWLTQPIVDYITNKGAKIHLNHKVEEIIYEKESSSYSVNQLKISSPEGIKAVFADKFLAACDVPGIKKIIPKEWYQFKEFEGLKKLRAVAVATIQLRYDGWVTELQKDNTGNEPIGLDNLLYSADASFSCFADLALASPADYRKKDMGSLLQCVLTPGDRWMGRSTERITKEIDKEVRRLFPSSKNLKLLWSNVVQIPQSLYREAPGMEPFRPDQKTSISNFFMAGSYTKQDYIDSMEGATMSGHLAAAAILEKKAELAKNLAVS; encoded by the coding sequence GTGAAAATTGCAATAGTTGGTTCTGGATTAGCTGGTCTTACAGCTGCAGTCAATTTAGTTGATGAAGGTCACGAAGTAGAAATTTACGAGAGCAGGTCATTTTGGGGAGGTAAAGTAGGGAGTTGGGAAGATAAGGATGGCAACCACATAGAAATGGGTTTACATGTATTTTTTTATAATTATGCAAATCTTTTTAAATTAATGAAAAAAGTGGGAGCTCTAGACAATTTACTCCCGAAAGATCATACTCATCTATTTATCAATAATGGTGGTAATTTAAAATCTTTAGACTTCAGATTCCCTTTAGGTGCTCCATTTAACGGACTTAAAGCTTTTTTTACCACCGAACAACTTACTTGGATAGATAAGTTCAGAAATGCCTTAGCTTTAGGGACAAGTCCAATCGTTAGAGGATTGATAGACTATGAAGGCGCAATGAAAATAATTAGAGATCTGGATAGAATTAGTTTTAAAGAATGGTTTTTAAACCATGGTGGAAGTGAAAAAAGTTTAGAAAGAATGTGGGATCCCATCGCATATGCATTAGGTTTTATTAATTGCAAAGATATTTCAGCAAGATGCATGCTAACTATATTCATGATGTTTGCTTCAAAAACAGAAGCCTCAAAACTTAATCTTTTAAAAGGTTCCCCTCATAAGTGGTTAACTCAACCGATCGTCGACTACATCACAAACAAAGGAGCAAAAATACATCTGAACCATAAGGTAGAAGAAATCATTTATGAAAAGGAATCTTCCTCTTATTCAGTAAATCAATTAAAAATATCTTCTCCTGAAGGAATTAAGGCAGTATTTGCAGATAAATTCCTAGCTGCCTGTGATGTTCCTGGAATAAAAAAAATAATTCCAAAAGAATGGTATCAATTTAAAGAATTTGAAGGTTTAAAAAAACTTAGAGCTGTAGCTGTTGCCACAATCCAATTAAGATATGACGGTTGGGTTACTGAATTACAAAAAGATAATACTGGAAACGAACCAATTGGACTAGATAACCTTCTTTATTCTGCTGATGCCTCTTTCAGTTGTTTTGCTGATTTAGCACTAGCAAGTCCAGCAGACTATAGAAAAAAAGATATGGGATCGCTTCTCCAATGTGTTTTAACTCCTGGCGATAGATGGATGGGAAGATCCACAGAAAGAATTACAAAAGAAATTGATAAAGAGGTTCGCCGTCTATTCCCATCCTCAAAAAACCTTAAATTGCTTTGGAGTAATGTGGTACAAATTCCACAATCACTCTATAGAGAAGCTCCCGGTATGGAACCTTTCAGACCAGATCAAAAAACATCTATATCTAATTTCTTCATGGCTGGTAGTTACACAAAACAAGATTATATAGACTCTATGGAGGGAGCTACAATGAGTGGTCATTTAGCTGCCGCCGCAATTTTAGAGAAGAAAGCCGAATTAGCAAAAAATCTTGCAGTAAGTTAA
- a CDS encoding SRPBCC family protein produces MGTWLKHNVITVVNAPLENVWDTWSDLESMSLWMSWIESVKTVDEETNTLPDLTEWTLAANGFKFKWKAQITERVEKSKLKWKSIGGLPTEGSVVFESKTDQITTVNLAITYELPKMIARFMEENILGKMVTNELQTNIDRFKDLVEKNYTKNFSN; encoded by the coding sequence ATGGGTACTTGGCTAAAACATAACGTAATAACAGTCGTTAATGCGCCTCTTGAAAATGTATGGGACACATGGAGCGATTTAGAATCAATGTCACTTTGGATGAGCTGGATTGAATCTGTAAAAACAGTTGACGAAGAAACTAATACGTTACCAGACTTAACAGAATGGACTTTAGCTGCAAATGGCTTTAAGTTTAAATGGAAAGCTCAAATTACAGAAAGGGTTGAAAAAAGCAAACTTAAATGGAAATCAATAGGAGGTTTGCCAACTGAGGGATCAGTAGTTTTCGAAAGTAAAACTGATCAAATCACAACGGTAAATTTAGCAATAACTTATGAACTACCAAAAATGATTGCTCGTTTTATGGAAGAAAATATTTTAGGCAAAATGGTTACAAACGAATTACAGACCAATATTGATAGGTTCAAAGATTTAGTTGAAAAGAACTATACAAAAAATTTTTCTAATTAA
- a CDS encoding uroporphyrinogen-III synthase gives MPKVDLPLDQRNIIITRSKEGILDIKKIFISKGANVFDLPAISIADPDDLNPLDEALNQINDFHWIIFSSSNGIKFVDKRLRYFNSSLKECSKKTKIAVVGEKTSKTLDDFGIKADFIPPEFVAESLIDNFPVSGYGLRVFVPRVQTGGRDLIADQFRKAGSRVFEVAAYETRCPESIPEETIDIISNRKVDAIIFSSGKTVVNAAFLLEKKLGKQWLEYFDQIKLLTIGPQTTKICNKIFGRVDSQAQKYTFEGLLDVAINIFN, from the coding sequence ATGCCAAAAGTTGATCTACCCCTTGATCAAAGAAATATAATTATTACTCGATCAAAAGAAGGGATATTGGATATAAAAAAGATATTTATAAGCAAGGGCGCTAATGTATTTGATTTACCTGCAATAAGTATTGCTGATCCTGATGATTTGAATCCTCTTGATGAAGCATTAAATCAAATAAATGATTTTCATTGGATTATTTTTTCCAGTAGTAATGGGATCAAATTTGTAGATAAGCGACTTAGATATTTTAATAGTTCATTAAAAGAATGTTCTAAAAAAACAAAAATCGCCGTAGTCGGAGAAAAAACCTCAAAAACTCTTGATGATTTTGGGATTAAGGCTGATTTCATACCTCCAGAATTTGTTGCTGAAAGTTTAATTGATAATTTCCCAGTATCTGGTTATGGACTTCGAGTTTTTGTACCAAGAGTTCAAACTGGGGGTAGGGATTTAATTGCAGATCAATTTAGAAAGGCTGGTTCTCGTGTATTTGAGGTTGCTGCATATGAAACTAGATGTCCTGAATCAATTCCGGAAGAAACAATTGATATTATTTCTAATCGAAAAGTCGATGCGATTATTTTCTCAAGCGGTAAAACCGTAGTAAATGCTGCTTTTTTACTAGAAAAAAAACTTGGTAAACAATGGTTAGAATATTTTGATCAAATTAAGTTATTAACTATTGGACCTCAGACAACAAAAATATGTAACAAGATTTTTGGAAGAGTTGATAGTCAGGCACAAAAATATACTTTTGAAGGACTACTAGATGTAGCAATTAATATTTTTAATTAG
- the rbfA gene encoding 30S ribosome-binding factor RbfA, translating to MPNNYRLAKVSSLLKKEITLILQNDLENDLIRDNFVNISKIDLSGDLQHCKIYITSTAQEKVRKEIVLNLNTAKSSIRHSLGKRIEMRRVPEIIFKDDVVLDKGLSVLKLLDELKNKNKNHNVEDKDAKS from the coding sequence ATGCCAAATAATTACCGTCTTGCAAAAGTTTCTTCTCTTTTGAAGAAAGAAATAACTCTTATTTTGCAGAATGATTTAGAAAATGATCTTATTAGAGATAATTTCGTCAATATTTCTAAGATTGATTTATCAGGTGATTTGCAACACTGTAAAATTTATATAACTTCAACTGCTCAAGAGAAAGTGAGGAAAGAAATTGTATTAAACTTGAATACTGCTAAAAGCTCTATAAGGCATAGTTTAGGAAAAAGAATTGAGATGAGAAGAGTTCCAGAGATAATTTTTAAAGACGATGTTGTTCTTGATAAAGGATTATCAGTCTTGAAACTTCTCGATGAATTAAAAAATAAAAATAAAAATCATAATGTTGAGGACAAGGATGCCAAAAGTTGA
- a CDS encoding DUF751 family protein: MGEFFSNVARYPKYLISIIVGGLVALLEPLFKNRSNPLTIVGLISSVLSAFITVYFVLQAMTNPINLQP; encoded by the coding sequence ATGGGCGAATTTTTCTCTAATGTTGCGAGATATCCAAAGTATTTGATATCTATCATTGTTGGGGGACTTGTTGCTTTGCTTGAACCTTTATTCAAAAATAGATCAAATCCACTCACAATAGTAGGTTTGATATCTTCTGTATTAAGTGCTTTCATAACTGTTTATTTTGTCTTGCAAGCGATGACAAACCCAATAAATTTACAACCATAA
- a CDS encoding glutathione S-transferase: MITLYQFRHSAFCLKTRMALHAKKLQYRVEEVTPGIGQFEIFKLSGQKQVPVIVDSNDQVINDSSTICEYIDKKNENNPLFPEDPILFAQCKLIEDWADTTMATTCRRALIKSAIENPQLRTALLPDEIPSSVKSIVDKLPFKNLSKISNVVFSSKENLELQKLLEALSKSLINKKYLVGDSLSIADISIAAQLSLIKFPKSAGPILSGEGSQEYINNPYLENLFIWRNNLEEYLFSANSQ; this comes from the coding sequence ATGATTACATTATATCAATTTAGGCATAGTGCTTTTTGTTTAAAAACAAGAATGGCTCTTCACGCAAAAAAACTACAATATCGAGTTGAAGAAGTAACACCTGGCATAGGCCAATTTGAAATCTTTAAATTATCAGGTCAAAAACAAGTACCTGTAATAGTCGATAGTAATGATCAAGTTATTAATGACTCTTCAACTATTTGCGAATATATAGATAAAAAAAATGAAAACAATCCACTTTTTCCTGAGGATCCAATATTATTTGCACAATGCAAACTAATTGAAGACTGGGCAGATACTACAATGGCTACAACTTGTAGAAGAGCTTTAATAAAATCTGCAATAGAAAATCCACAGCTAAGAACTGCATTACTTCCAGATGAAATACCTTCTTCAGTTAAAAGTATTGTTGATAAATTACCTTTTAAAAATCTTAGTAAAATTTCTAATGTAGTTTTTTCTTCTAAAGAAAATTTAGAACTCCAAAAATTACTGGAAGCTTTATCAAAATCCTTGATCAACAAGAAATATTTAGTTGGAGATAGTTTATCAATTGCAGATATTTCAATTGCTGCTCAATTATCCCTTATTAAATTTCCAAAGTCTGCAGGACCAATTCTTTCAGGAGAGGGTAGCCAAGAATACATAAACAACCCTTATTTAGAGAATCTTTTCATTTGGAGGAACAACTTAGAAGAATATCTTTTTAGTGCTAACTCTCAATAA
- a CDS encoding DUF6816 family protein codes for MKIILGLILCLIFQGIFLESSFALVDSNVREFLENRVNQWPELYLPNFKLSDTSKDLIYPEWFEGNWLVTSQDIVNDSEEPIIYKVNFFKNDSDLIVGNRAKNSESIGKAIFGETLIKVVNDPQSINNQITYLKDDFYIDSRITGRNQIQDNDIFFADELVIQTGHKPGASRINQVETISKFQKCSEEILEVDNSIKPSICGVQYVASYGSKVGDPSIHAIKTNKYKLKFEFIES; via the coding sequence ATGAAAATTATTCTTGGATTAATTCTTTGCTTGATTTTTCAAGGAATTTTTTTAGAAAGTTCTTTTGCTCTAGTAGATTCTAACGTACGAGAGTTTTTGGAAAATCGTGTAAATCAATGGCCAGAATTATATTTGCCAAATTTTAAATTATCGGATACTTCTAAGGATTTAATTTATCCTGAATGGTTCGAGGGGAATTGGCTTGTTACTTCTCAAGATATAGTTAATGATTCAGAAGAGCCAATTATTTATAAAGTAAATTTCTTTAAGAATGATTCAGATTTGATTGTTGGTAATCGTGCAAAAAATTCTGAATCTATTGGAAAAGCAATATTTGGTGAAACCTTAATCAAGGTTGTAAATGATCCTCAATCTATTAATAATCAAATTACTTATTTAAAAGATGATTTTTATATTGATTCAAGAATTACAGGGAGAAATCAGATCCAAGACAATGATATTTTTTTCGCAGATGAGCTAGTTATACAAACAGGACATAAACCAGGTGCTTCAAGGATTAATCAGGTAGAGACCATTAGTAAATTTCAAAAATGTTCCGAAGAAATATTGGAAGTTGATAATTCAATCAAACCATCAATTTGTGGAGTGCAATATGTTGCTTCTTATGGTTCAAAAGTTGGTGATCCTTCTATTCATGCTATCAAAACAAATAAATATAAATTGAAGTTTGAATTTATTGAGAGTTAG
- a CDS encoding chlororespiratory reduction protein 7, producing the protein MSNPLIRASDHYVLLEPDSKEKIVSKQEAILWLKNWLSKTETQTIYQNIEVPDQEFFEELLESTYELEIKLGYVIKWFAVRIEPD; encoded by the coding sequence ATGTCAAATCCACTAATAAGAGCATCAGATCATTATGTATTATTAGAGCCAGATTCAAAGGAAAAAATTGTATCAAAGCAAGAAGCAATTTTATGGTTAAAGAATTGGCTTAGTAAGACAGAAACACAAACAATATATCAAAATATAGAAGTTCCTGATCAGGAATTTTTTGAAGAATTATTGGAAAGTACTTATGAATTAGAAATAAAATTAGGATACGTTATCAAATGGTTTGCAGTAAGAATTGAACCAGATTAA